Genomic window (Candidatus Aegiribacteria sp.):
TTATACTTATTTCCATCATCAACCATGATAAGCATATTTGCTCCTGAAACATCCGCAAGCGCAGCAACCTGCCAGCCCTGTTTTTCTTTGCTCTCGATGGTCTTCTTCATGGAAGCTGCGCTTTTCCATGAAGCCGGAATCATCAAATGTTTCATCATTTAACCCCGTTCATCAGATTCTAGCTGGGGATCCATATTTTTTTTGCAGCTATGATCTCTGCACCCTTCGGGAAACTCATCTGTTCAGCTGAGATGCAGTGGAAGACGAAACCCTTCCAGGGAAGAAGGTATTGCATCTTCTTCTTCTTGAATCCTGAGGGTGCGATAACGATAACAGGTTCGGTTGTGCGAGAAAGAATCTTTGTGAATTCTTCCGGGTCAAGACGAATTATTGCTCCGGAAGCCTTCACAGCATTAGCCATTGCTGCAGCTGCAGCAGTTGAAGCGCCTGTTACTGCAAGAACCGCTGCGCTCACGATAGGATCACCCATGTTTCTCCTCCATCAATAGTCCAGACAATACACATGAATGCTGGTTCGGTACAAGACCTGCGACACCATGCAGGCTACAATTTTCCCATTATCTTTGTTTCTCCTGATCCTTCTCGAAGATCCTCTTACTTGTTTTCAGTGCACAGAGGTGACCGCACATGGAGCAGACATCGTTGTCCGATGGAAGAGCTTCATCCCTTTCATGTCTTGCGGTGGCAGGATCAAGCGAAAGGCTGTACTGAGCTTCCCAATCGAATCTTTCCCTTGCCTCAGCCATCAGGTTATCAGCCTTCATTGCACCTCTGGTTCCCCGAGCGATATCAGCAGCATGAGCGGCAATTCTCGATGATATCACACCGACTTTCACATCTTCAACATCAGGCAGACGAAGATGTTCAGCAGGAGTTACGTAGCACAGGAAATCCGCTCCATACCATGCGGCCATTGCGCCGCCAATCGCAGAAGTTATGTGATCATATCCCGGGGCGATATCTGTAACTATAGGACCGAGAACATAGAAGGGAGCTCCTCCACAGAGACTTTTCTGCATCCGGATGTTTTCAGCGATTTTGTCCATGGGAACGTGTCCCGGACCTTCTATCATCACCTGTACTCCAGCTCTATGAGAACGTTTCTGTAATTCTCCAAGCGTAATCAACTCTTCTATCTGCGCCCGATCGGAAGCATCAGCGATGCAACCGGGTCTTAATCCGTCTCCGAGAGAGAAGGTTACATCATATTCATGGAGAATATCTATCAGACGATCGAAGTGCTCGAAGAGAGGATTTTCCTTACCGTGTTTTTCCATCCATTCGGCGAGAAGAGAACCTCCCCTGGAGACAATGCCCAGTTTCCTGCCCTGAACATGAAGAAGTTTCAAGGCTCGCGTGGTAACACCACAGTGAAGTGTAAGGTAGTCTACTCCCGCTATACAGTGATCTTCTACTGCAGAGAAAATATCATCCTCGGAGACATCACTAACGTCTCTGTTTCCTCGCAGGGCTTCACCAAAAACTTGATATAGTGGAACCGTGCCGATTGGAACAGGACTTCTTTCCATGATTCTGCTTAGAATCGTTTTCCATTCAGATCCTGTAGAAAGGTCCATAACTGTATCTGCGCCGTAAGCAACCGCTACTCTAAGTTTATCAAGTTCAACTTCGGTTGATTCCATGTCAGCTGAGCTGCCGATGTTGGCATTTATCTTAACGGTCAATCCATGCCCGATGGCGCAAGGTTTCCGGATATCGTGAGTTCTGTTCGCCGGAACTACAATAGTTCCATCAGCCAGACCCTTTACAAGTAAATCAACCGGAACGTTTTCCAGTTCAGCAGTTCGTTCCGCTACAGTGGTCGCCTTTCCCTGCCGCGCCATTTCGATTGCTGTTTTCATTATTCTTCCCACCGTTTCTCCCTTCGCCGGTATTATCCGGATCAGGTTCAAAGGGTCTGTTCTCAGCCCTGGCCTGCTGAACTCAGAATCAATCTGCTGCAGGCTTCAGACACCCCATCATTCACACTACTACCATAATCAATTCTTATCAGTACAGTTAAAAGATAAGTGCGGATTATGGAATCATTCGTTATTGTTCCGCAGGAGGTAAAAATGGCAGAGAATGATAACAGCAAACTGGTATCAGTACTTGAAGCTTCTTCTGAAATGGAAGCGATAACCATTAAGGCATTTCTCGAAACCCAGGGAATAGTAGCCGCAATCCGAAGCAGGCAGATCCCAATGTACAATGGCATTGCCAGAGTATGGAATCCGATATGGGGTTATGTGATGGTTATGGAGCCAGATCGGCAGAGATCTGAATATCTGATTCTTGAATACATTG
Coding sequences:
- the thiC gene encoding phosphomethylpyrimidine synthase ThiC — protein: MKTAIEMARQGKATTVAERTAELENVPVDLLVKGLADGTIVVPANRTHDIRKPCAIGHGLTVKINANIGSSADMESTEVELDKLRVAVAYGADTVMDLSTGSEWKTILSRIMERSPVPIGTVPLYQVFGEALRGNRDVSDVSEDDIFSAVEDHCIAGVDYLTLHCGVTTRALKLLHVQGRKLGIVSRGGSLLAEWMEKHGKENPLFEHFDRLIDILHEYDVTFSLGDGLRPGCIADASDRAQIEELITLGELQKRSHRAGVQVMIEGPGHVPMDKIAENIRMQKSLCGGAPFYVLGPIVTDIAPGYDHITSAIGGAMAAWYGADFLCYVTPAEHLRLPDVEDVKVGVISSRIAAHAADIARGTRGAMKADNLMAEARERFDWEAQYSLSLDPATARHERDEALPSDNDVCSMCGHLCALKTSKRIFEKDQEKQR